In Cupriavidus basilensis, one genomic interval encodes:
- a CDS encoding aldehyde dehydrogenase (NADP(+)) has protein sequence MTITGEMLIGASAVRGTTKILHATNPATGEVLAPEFHGGGAAEAERACALAEAAFDTYRNTSPETRARFLESIASGLEALGDTLIERAHAESALPVARLQGERARTAGQLRLFASVLRDGRWQSATLDSALPERTPPRPDLRLQKIAVGPVAVFGASNFPLAFSVAGGDTASALAAGCPVVVKAHSAHLGTSELVGRVIQKAVADAGLPEGVFSLLVGAGVAVGTALVAHPSIQAVGFTGSRSGGLALVQTANNRPQPIPVYAEMSSINPVFLLPAALAARGAEIARNLVDSLVMGVGQFCTNPGLLLAVESPALDVFRQGAVAALAEKAAATMLTPGISQAYDNGVAQLSDIEGLRRIGSGQAASGPNQARPALFETTAERFLADHRMEAEVFGPSSVLVVCRDHEEMLAVARRLEGQLTATVQADAGDRAEAGSLLTVLERKAGRVLFNGYPTGVEVSYAMVHGGPFPATSDTRATSVGASAIERFLRPVCYQNVPAELLPPALQDGNPLNVWRLTDGQLARD, from the coding sequence ATGACCATTACCGGCGAAATGCTGATCGGCGCCAGCGCAGTGCGCGGCACCACCAAGATTCTCCATGCCACCAACCCGGCCACGGGTGAAGTCCTGGCACCGGAATTCCATGGCGGCGGCGCCGCCGAGGCTGAGCGTGCCTGCGCACTGGCCGAAGCCGCGTTCGACACCTACCGCAACACCTCGCCGGAAACCCGCGCCAGGTTCCTGGAGTCGATCGCCAGCGGCCTGGAAGCCCTGGGCGATACGCTGATCGAGCGCGCCCACGCGGAGAGCGCATTGCCTGTTGCACGTCTGCAGGGCGAGCGTGCCCGCACCGCCGGCCAGCTGCGCCTGTTCGCCAGCGTGCTGCGCGATGGCCGCTGGCAATCCGCCACGCTCGACTCCGCCCTGCCGGAGCGCACGCCGCCGCGCCCCGACCTGCGCTTGCAGAAGATCGCGGTCGGCCCGGTGGCGGTGTTCGGCGCCAGCAATTTCCCGCTCGCGTTTTCGGTAGCGGGCGGCGATACCGCATCCGCGCTGGCGGCCGGATGCCCGGTCGTCGTCAAGGCGCACTCGGCCCACCTCGGCACCTCCGAGCTGGTCGGGCGCGTGATCCAGAAAGCCGTGGCCGATGCCGGCCTGCCCGAAGGCGTGTTCTCGCTGCTGGTGGGCGCGGGCGTTGCCGTGGGTACGGCCCTGGTCGCGCATCCGTCGATTCAGGCCGTGGGCTTCACCGGCTCGCGCAGCGGCGGCCTGGCGCTGGTGCAAACGGCCAACAACCGTCCCCAGCCGATCCCCGTCTATGCGGAAATGAGCAGCATCAACCCCGTGTTTCTGCTGCCGGCAGCTCTCGCCGCGCGCGGCGCGGAGATCGCGCGCAATCTGGTGGATTCTCTGGTGATGGGCGTGGGCCAGTTCTGCACCAACCCGGGCCTGCTGCTGGCGGTGGAAAGCCCGGCGCTGGACGTGTTCCGCCAGGGCGCGGTTGCGGCGCTGGCGGAAAAGGCGGCGGCGACCATGCTGACGCCCGGAATCAGCCAGGCTTACGACAACGGCGTGGCCCAGCTCAGCGATATCGAAGGGCTGCGCCGCATCGGCAGCGGCCAGGCCGCCAGCGGCCCCAACCAGGCCCGCCCCGCGCTGTTCGAAACCACGGCGGAGCGTTTTCTGGCGGACCACCGCATGGAAGCCGAAGTGTTTGGCCCATCCTCGGTGCTGGTCGTATGCCGCGACCACGAGGAGATGCTGGCGGTGGCGCGCCGCCTGGAAGGCCAGCTGACCGCCACCGTGCAAGCGGATGCGGGGGATCGTGCCGAAGCCGGCAGCCTGCTGACCGTGCTCGAGCGCAAGGCCGGGCGCGTGCTGTTCAACGGCTATCCGACGGGCGTGGAAGTGTCGTACGCCATGGTGCACGGCGGGCCGTTCCCGGCTACGTCCGACACGCGCGCCACCTCGGTGGGCGCATCGGCCATTGAGCGCTTCCTGCGCCCGGTGTGCTACCAGAACGTGCCGGCGGAACTGCTGCCGCCCGCGCTGCAGGATGGCAACCCGCTGAACGTGTGGCGCCTCACCGACGGGCAACTGGCCCGCGACTGA
- a CDS encoding FadR/GntR family transcriptional regulator, whose protein sequence is MSNPMFASTPPLRRRGRTLAEEAVSNLSERIQQGQLKPGDKLPTESEIMAALGVSRTVVREALSRLQASGLVETRHGIGTFVLARSAENGSPFRIDPATMGTAMDVLAMLEFRVSLEAEAASLAASRRSDEQLTAMRGALDELKRTAAGGEDSVSADFEFHLLIARATGNRYFTDIMGHLGTMVIPRSRLHVSAQEREQYLERVNIEHENIFDAIERRDPEGAKAAMRMHLTNSRERLRKASAAVEAG, encoded by the coding sequence ATGTCAAACCCGATGTTTGCCTCCACTCCCCCGCTGCGGCGCCGCGGCCGTACGCTTGCCGAAGAGGCGGTGAGCAACCTGAGCGAGCGCATCCAGCAAGGCCAGCTCAAGCCGGGCGACAAGCTGCCGACCGAGTCCGAGATCATGGCCGCGCTCGGCGTCAGCCGCACCGTGGTGCGTGAAGCGCTGTCGCGGCTGCAGGCTAGCGGGCTGGTGGAAACCCGCCACGGCATCGGCACCTTCGTGCTGGCGCGCAGCGCCGAGAACGGCTCGCCCTTTCGCATCGATCCCGCCACCATGGGCACTGCCATGGACGTGCTGGCCATGCTGGAATTCCGCGTCAGCCTGGAAGCCGAGGCAGCCAGCCTGGCAGCATCGCGGCGCAGCGATGAGCAACTGACGGCAATGCGTGGCGCGCTCGACGAGCTCAAGCGCACGGCGGCGGGCGGCGAGGATTCCGTCAGTGCCGATTTCGAGTTCCACCTGCTGATCGCGCGCGCCACCGGCAACCGCTACTTCACGGACATCATGGGCCACCTCGGCACCATGGTGATCCCGCGCAGCCGGCTGCATGTCAGCGCGCAGGAGCGCGAACAGTACCTCGAGCGCGTCAATATCGAGCACGAGAACATCTTTGACGCCATCGAGCGGCGCGACCCCGAAGGCGCCAAGGCCGCCATGCGCATGCACCTGACCAACAGCCGCGAACGCCTGCGCAAGGCGTCGGCGGCGGTGGAAGCCGGCTAG
- the gudD gene encoding glucarate dehydratase yields the protein MTQSSLCAAPMAGTPVITELTVVPVAGHDSMLMNLSGAHGPFFTRNIVILKDSAGNTGVGEVPGGEAIRQTLEDARELLAGQSIGNHQALLNRVRTAFASRDAGGRGLQTFDLRIAIHAVTALEAALLDLLGKHLGVPVAALLGEGQQRDAVEMLGYLFYIGDRNRTTLAYRSEPEADNDWFRLRNEAAMNAEGVVRLAQAAYERYGFNDFKLKGGVLRGDEEMEAILALAERFPKARITLDPNGAWSLAEAVRLCRDKHGVLAYAEDPCGAEEGYSGREVMAEFRTATGLPTATNMVATDWRQMGHAVRLQSVDIPLADPHFWTMQGSVRVAQMCAEWGLTWGSHSNNHFDISLAMFTHVAAAAPGRVTAIDTHWIWQDGERLTKAPLKIENGKVAVPTEPGLGVELDMAQLALAHERYKSMGLGARDDAVAMQFLIPGWTFNNKAPCMVR from the coding sequence ATGACCCAATCATCCCTTTGCGCCGCGCCCATGGCAGGCACGCCCGTGATCACCGAGCTGACGGTCGTGCCGGTGGCCGGCCACGACAGCATGCTGATGAACCTGTCCGGCGCGCACGGTCCGTTCTTCACCCGCAATATCGTCATCCTGAAAGACAGCGCGGGCAATACGGGCGTCGGCGAGGTGCCGGGCGGCGAAGCGATCCGCCAGACGCTGGAGGATGCGCGCGAACTCCTCGCCGGCCAGTCGATCGGCAACCACCAGGCGCTGCTCAATCGCGTGCGCACCGCTTTTGCCAGCCGCGACGCGGGCGGGCGTGGCCTGCAGACCTTCGACCTGCGCATCGCCATCCATGCGGTCACCGCGCTCGAGGCCGCGCTGCTCGACCTGCTGGGCAAGCATCTGGGCGTGCCGGTGGCCGCGCTGTTGGGCGAAGGCCAGCAGCGCGATGCCGTGGAGATGCTGGGCTACCTGTTCTATATCGGGGACCGCAACCGCACCACGCTCGCCTATCGCAGCGAACCCGAAGCGGACAACGACTGGTTCCGCCTGCGCAATGAAGCCGCGATGAATGCCGAGGGCGTGGTACGGCTGGCGCAGGCTGCCTATGAGCGCTATGGCTTCAACGATTTCAAGCTCAAGGGCGGCGTGCTGCGCGGCGACGAAGAGATGGAAGCCATCCTGGCGCTCGCCGAGCGCTTCCCCAAGGCGCGCATCACGCTGGACCCCAACGGCGCATGGTCGCTGGCCGAAGCCGTGCGCCTGTGCCGCGACAAGCATGGCGTGCTGGCCTATGCCGAAGATCCTTGCGGCGCGGAGGAGGGCTACTCGGGCCGCGAGGTCATGGCCGAGTTCCGTACCGCCACCGGCCTGCCCACCGCCACCAACATGGTCGCGACCGACTGGCGCCAGATGGGCCACGCGGTGCGCCTGCAATCGGTGGACATCCCGCTGGCCGATCCGCATTTCTGGACCATGCAGGGCTCGGTGCGGGTGGCGCAGATGTGCGCCGAATGGGGCCTGACCTGGGGCTCGCACTCGAACAATCACTTCGATATTTCGCTGGCGATGTTCACCCACGTGGCCGCCGCCGCGCCGGGCCGCGTCACCGCGATCGACACCCACTGGATCTGGCAGGACGGCGAGCGCCTGACCAAGGCGCCGCTGAAGATCGAGAACGGCAAGGTGGCCGTGCCGACGGAGCCGGGCCTGGGCGTGGAGCTCGATATGGCGCAACTCGCGCTCGCGCACGAACGCTACAAGAGCATGGGGCTGGGTGCGCGCGACGACGCCGTGGCCATGCAATTCCTGATCCCGGGCTGGACCTTCAACAACAAGGCACCCTGCATGGTCCGGTGA
- a CDS encoding Bug family tripartite tricarboxylate transporter substrate binding protein: MAALATAGVTSPAAASPAWPQKAVSVVVPFPAGGSTDTIARMLAVPLNEKLGQPFVIDNRPGATGAIGATMVKRAPADGYTLLVASIGVYAVNPFLQKNLGYDPAKDFDLLTVAVRAPNVLVTKPDFPAKNLQELVAYMKKNPGKVAFASSGAGSSDHLTAALFWQKSGTDGLHVPYKGGAPAISDLLAGQVDVSFQNVNAVLQHIRSGKLKALAVTGDKRSAVLPNVPTMAEGGVKDVDVYSWQAVAAPRGLPKDVKARLHAALVGSLNEPQMRQKLAENGFEVVANTPEQFEQFEKQELQRWKGVIEAGKISID, translated from the coding sequence ATGGCGGCACTGGCCACCGCAGGCGTGACCAGTCCCGCGGCCGCCTCGCCGGCATGGCCCCAGAAGGCCGTATCCGTGGTGGTGCCGTTCCCTGCGGGCGGCTCCACCGATACCATCGCGCGCATGCTGGCGGTGCCGCTCAATGAAAAGCTGGGCCAGCCGTTCGTGATCGACAATCGCCCCGGCGCTACCGGGGCCATCGGCGCGACCATGGTCAAGCGCGCGCCCGCCGATGGCTACACCTTGCTGGTGGCGTCGATCGGCGTCTATGCGGTGAACCCGTTCCTGCAAAAGAACCTGGGCTATGACCCGGCCAAGGACTTCGACCTGCTGACGGTGGCCGTGCGCGCCCCCAACGTGCTGGTCACCAAGCCGGATTTCCCTGCGAAGAACTTGCAGGAACTGGTCGCGTACATGAAGAAGAATCCGGGCAAGGTGGCGTTCGCCAGCTCCGGGGCCGGTTCGTCGGACCATCTGACAGCCGCGCTGTTCTGGCAAAAATCCGGCACCGACGGCCTCCACGTTCCTTATAAGGGTGGGGCGCCGGCCATCTCCGACCTGCTCGCCGGCCAGGTGGACGTCTCGTTCCAGAACGTCAACGCGGTGCTGCAGCATATCCGCAGCGGCAAGCTCAAGGCGCTGGCGGTGACCGGCGACAAGCGCTCGGCGGTGCTGCCGAACGTGCCGACCATGGCGGAGGGCGGGGTGAAGGACGTGGACGTGTATTCCTGGCAAGCCGTGGCCGCGCCGCGCGGGCTGCCGAAGGACGTCAAGGCGAGACTGCATGCCGCGCTGGTCGGCTCGCTCAACGAGCCGCAGATGCGCCAGAAGCTGGCCGAGAACGGCTTCGAGGTGGTCGCCAATACGCCGGAGCAGTTCGAGCAGTTCGAGAAGCAGGAACTCCAGCGCTGGAAGGGCGTGATCGAGGCGGGCAAGATCAGCATCGATTAA
- a CDS encoding HD domain-containing phosphohydrolase — MATRRHFPLHIHISTLFVTLLLVVGGLISGVGYTLSKEMLESESSAMTQRMSRETLGEVQKLMEPAEMAIKLIGRSALPDAATLRDRLAGLDMLRAAIQASPALSALYVGYANGDFFFVRHLPDEAERQAVGAPPGTQFIVQSIEHKPSGAEGRYLYVDTSLKVLKEAMHPEYAASFDPRARLWYQRALANGGLVSTAPYAFYSSGKTGTTLAIAARGGRAAIGGDITLDALGQTLSRLRSTKGTALALVSPSGQLIASDSVAASDVAAVGTNQEPRLRQVRELGNPVLTRLSGLIPALDGTPNLHDTMTVDGESWYTSIDRLSSGDEEPLYLVSATPQHEVLRTANRLRDTGVMITILIILVALPIVWLAARLISKPLQSLANGAQAVQRFEFAQPFNVESRISEVEKLATALDSMKRTIQRFLDIIQALAAEPSFDRLLPMLLNETLAAADADSGVLYLVDEDVLQPASARSQSLSDVTAALEKIPQVNALTMIQEAIRNGLAHTGQLTAEDIRRAGLSALSPEHGQHGVAVPLLNRQRQLVGVFLLLRATAMEDAQLSFVKALAGVAASALETRELIKAQRDMFEALIQLIAGAIDTKSPYTGGHCARVPALTKMLAKAACEATSGPYQAFQLGEQEWEALHVAAWLHDCGKVTTPEYVVDKATKLETIYDRIHEIRMRFEVLKRDAEIACLQAVARGEEAASAQARRDAECRQLDDDFAFVAACNEGGEFMEPAHVDRLHRIAARTWLRTLNDRVGLSRDEKARKDRMPAADLPAVEPLLADKQEHRIARSGQDRFAEGNPWGFRMAVPECLYDRGELHNLSVARGTLSEEERFKINEHIMQTLVMLSQLPFPKHLRQVPEIAGGHHEKMDGTGYPKRLKGEEMSPLARMMAIADIFEALTAPDRPYKKAKTLSESIHIMSCMKRDQHIDPALFELFLVSGVYRDYAAQFMNKEQIDHVDIGRYVQSAI, encoded by the coding sequence ATGGCAACGCGCAGGCATTTCCCGCTGCATATTCATATTTCGACACTGTTCGTCACGCTGCTTCTTGTCGTCGGGGGACTGATCAGCGGGGTCGGCTATACGCTGTCGAAGGAAATGCTGGAGAGCGAATCCTCCGCCATGACGCAGCGCATGAGCCGTGAAACACTGGGCGAAGTCCAGAAGCTGATGGAGCCGGCGGAGATGGCCATCAAGCTGATTGGCCGCAGTGCCTTGCCGGATGCCGCCACGCTGCGGGACCGGCTCGCCGGGCTCGACATGCTGCGCGCCGCCATCCAGGCGTCTCCGGCATTGAGTGCGCTGTATGTCGGTTATGCCAATGGCGATTTCTTCTTTGTCCGGCATCTGCCAGATGAAGCGGAGCGGCAGGCGGTCGGCGCCCCCCCGGGAACGCAATTCATTGTCCAGAGCATCGAGCACAAGCCATCCGGCGCGGAAGGCCGCTACCTGTATGTCGACACTTCCCTGAAGGTCCTCAAGGAAGCCATGCATCCCGAGTATGCGGCGAGCTTCGATCCGCGCGCGCGGCTTTGGTATCAGCGGGCGCTCGCCAATGGCGGGCTGGTCAGCACGGCACCCTATGCGTTCTATTCCAGCGGGAAAACCGGCACGACGCTGGCGATCGCCGCCAGGGGCGGGCGCGCAGCCATTGGCGGAGACATCACGCTCGATGCGCTGGGGCAGACGCTGTCACGCCTGCGCAGCACAAAGGGCACGGCACTTGCTTTGGTGAGTCCCAGCGGCCAGCTGATCGCAAGTGACAGCGTGGCCGCGAGCGACGTTGCCGCGGTGGGCACAAACCAGGAGCCCAGGCTCAGGCAGGTGCGCGAGCTGGGCAATCCGGTACTCACCCGCCTGTCCGGCCTGATCCCGGCGCTGGACGGGACACCGAACCTGCACGACACCATGACCGTGGACGGCGAATCCTGGTACACCTCGATCGACCGCCTGAGCTCTGGAGACGAGGAGCCCCTGTACCTCGTGTCGGCCACGCCCCAGCACGAGGTCCTGCGCACGGCCAACCGGCTGCGCGATACCGGCGTGATGATCACGATCCTGATTATCCTGGTCGCGCTACCCATCGTCTGGCTGGCTGCCCGCCTGATCTCAAAGCCCCTGCAGTCCCTGGCCAACGGAGCGCAAGCCGTCCAGCGTTTCGAATTCGCCCAGCCGTTCAACGTCGAATCGCGCATCAGCGAGGTCGAGAAACTTGCCACGGCGCTGGACAGCATGAAGCGGACCATCCAGCGGTTTCTCGACATCATCCAGGCGCTGGCGGCCGAACCCAGCTTTGACAGGCTCCTGCCGATGTTGCTCAATGAAACGCTGGCTGCCGCCGACGCCGATTCGGGCGTCCTGTACCTGGTCGACGAGGATGTCCTGCAGCCGGCCTCGGCGAGGAGCCAAAGCCTGTCGGACGTAACCGCTGCGCTCGAGAAGATCCCTCAGGTCAATGCGCTTACAATGATCCAGGAGGCCATCCGCAATGGCCTGGCCCACACTGGCCAACTGACGGCAGAGGACATCCGCCGGGCGGGGCTGAGTGCGCTATCGCCGGAGCATGGGCAGCATGGCGTGGCCGTGCCCTTGCTGAACCGCCAGCGCCAGCTCGTGGGGGTGTTCCTGCTGCTGCGCGCCACGGCCATGGAAGACGCTCAGCTCTCCTTTGTCAAGGCGCTCGCCGGCGTGGCTGCAAGTGCGCTGGAAACGCGGGAGCTGATCAAGGCGCAACGCGATATGTTCGAAGCGCTGATTCAACTGATCGCGGGCGCCATCGACACCAAGAGCCCGTACACCGGCGGGCACTGCGCTCGTGTGCCGGCGCTGACCAAGATGCTCGCGAAAGCCGCTTGCGAGGCCACCAGCGGGCCGTACCAGGCATTCCAGCTGGGCGAGCAGGAATGGGAGGCCCTGCATGTGGCCGCCTGGCTGCACGATTGCGGCAAGGTCACGACGCCCGAGTATGTCGTCGACAAGGCGACCAAACTCGAAACCATCTACGACCGCATCCATGAAATCCGCATGCGCTTCGAAGTGCTCAAGCGAGACGCGGAGATCGCCTGCCTCCAGGCCGTGGCACGTGGGGAGGAAGCTGCCAGTGCGCAAGCGCGTCGCGATGCCGAATGCCGGCAACTCGACGACGATTTCGCCTTTGTCGCCGCCTGCAATGAAGGCGGCGAGTTCATGGAGCCGGCCCATGTCGATCGACTGCACCGGATTGCGGCGCGAACGTGGCTGCGCACGCTGAACGATCGTGTGGGCCTTTCACGGGACGAGAAAGCGCGCAAGGACCGCATGCCCGCGGCCGACCTGCCGGCCGTCGAACCATTGCTTGCGGACAAGCAGGAGCACCGCATCGCGCGCAGCGGGCAGGACAGGTTCGCCGAGGGCAACCCCTGGGGCTTTCGCATGGCCGTTCCCGAATGCCTGTACGACCGGGGTGAACTGCACAACCTGTCGGTTGCACGTGGCACCTTATCCGAGGAGGAGCGGTTCAAGATCAACGAGCACATCATGCAGACGCTGGTCATGCTGTCGCAGTTACCGTTTCCCAAGCATTTGCGCCAGGTGCCCGAGATCGCGGGCGGGCACCACGAGAAAATGGATGGGACGGGTTACCCGAAGCGCTTGAAGGGCGAGGAGATGAGTCCCCTGGCAAGGATGATGGCGATTGCGGACATCTTCGAGGCGCTGACCGCGCCGGATCGTCCCTACAAGAAAGCCAAGACGCTGTCCGAGTCCATCCACATCATGTCATGCATGAAGCGGGACCAGCACATCGATCCGGCGCTGTTCGAGTTGTTTCTGGTATCCGGCGTCTATCGTGACTATGCCGCGCAGTTCATGAACAAGGAGCAGATCGATCACGTGGATATCGGGCGCTATGTGCAATCTGCAATCTGA
- a CDS encoding glycine zipper 2TM domain-containing protein, protein MNGKTLLSVVAAAAVVGLAGCAAPGGGYGGGYGGGYGAPQQAAYQAPPPPPGTNTYQAPANSVFYGRVESIEPVTTQQSSSGLLGTVIGGVAGGLLGHQIGGGTGNTIATIGGAVAGGVAGNQIEKRAGSSTDTVYRVNVRLDDGRMATVTQRNVSNLRIGARAQVANDMATPY, encoded by the coding sequence ATGAACGGCAAGACTCTGTTGAGCGTGGTGGCGGCCGCTGCGGTGGTTGGCTTGGCGGGTTGCGCGGCGCCCGGTGGTGGCTATGGCGGCGGCTATGGCGGTGGCTACGGCGCGCCGCAGCAAGCGGCGTACCAGGCACCGCCCCCGCCCCCGGGCACCAATACCTACCAGGCACCCGCGAATTCGGTGTTTTATGGCCGGGTGGAATCGATCGAGCCGGTGACGACTCAGCAAAGCAGCTCGGGCTTGCTCGGCACGGTGATCGGCGGCGTGGCCGGCGGCTTGCTGGGCCACCAGATCGGCGGGGGCACCGGCAATACCATCGCCACCATCGGCGGTGCGGTGGCGGGTGGCGTGGCGGGCAACCAGATCGAGAAGCGCGCGGGCAGCAGCACCGATACCGTGTATCGCGTCAACGTGCGGCTGGACGATGGCCGCATGGCTACCGTGACGCAGCGCAACGTCAGCAATCTGCGCATCGGTGCCCGCGCCCAGGTGGCCAACGATATGGCAACACCGTACTGA
- the hemW gene encoding radical SAM family heme chaperone HemW, which yields MIPIIPLASTGASAGAPADTKSLWLQPGQLALPGSPPLSLYVHIPWCVRKCPYCDFNSHAVPGAADSHDIPEDAYLDALRADLEQSLPLVWGRQVHTVFIGGGTPSLLSAAGMDRLLSDIRALLPLDADAEITMEANPGTFEAERFASYRASGINRLSIGIQSFNDRHLAALGRIHGGAEARAAIGIALNNFDNVNLDLMYALPGQTMAECAEDLETALSFNTAHLSLYHLTLEPNTLFAKFPPALPDDDSAYEMQDLIEARTAQAGYVHYETSAYARPHRQARHNLNYWRFGDYLGIGAGAHGKLSFPHRVLRQMRHKHPATYMAQAMAGNAVQEQHDVGAADLPFEFMLNALRLTDGVPASTFFDHTGLPLHTISRDLAAAEKKGLLEADLATIKPTELGRRFLNDLQEMFLKG from the coding sequence ATGATCCCGATCATTCCCCTGGCGTCCACGGGCGCCAGCGCCGGCGCCCCCGCCGATACCAAGTCATTGTGGCTGCAGCCGGGCCAGCTTGCGCTGCCAGGCTCCCCGCCGCTGTCGCTCTACGTGCATATCCCGTGGTGCGTGCGCAAGTGCCCGTACTGCGATTTCAACTCGCATGCCGTGCCCGGTGCGGCGGACAGCCACGACATCCCGGAAGACGCCTACCTGGACGCGCTGCGCGCCGACCTGGAGCAATCGCTGCCGCTGGTATGGGGCCGCCAGGTGCACACGGTCTTCATTGGCGGCGGCACGCCCAGCCTGCTGTCGGCCGCCGGCATGGACCGGCTGTTGTCGGATATCCGCGCGCTGTTGCCGCTGGACGCCGACGCCGAGATCACGATGGAGGCCAACCCCGGCACGTTCGAGGCGGAGCGCTTCGCCAGCTATCGCGCCAGCGGCATCAACCGCTTGTCCATCGGCATCCAGAGTTTCAACGACCGCCATCTGGCTGCGCTTGGGCGCATCCACGGCGGCGCCGAAGCCCGCGCGGCGATCGGCATCGCGCTGAACAACTTCGACAACGTCAACCTCGACCTGATGTACGCGCTGCCTGGCCAGACGATGGCGGAATGCGCCGAGGACCTGGAGACGGCACTCTCCTTCAACACCGCGCACCTGTCGCTCTATCACCTGACGCTGGAGCCCAACACGCTGTTCGCCAAGTTCCCGCCGGCGCTGCCGGATGACGACAGCGCATATGAAATGCAGGACCTGATCGAAGCGCGTACCGCGCAGGCAGGCTACGTCCACTACGAAACCTCGGCCTACGCCCGGCCGCACCGGCAGGCGCGCCACAACCTGAACTACTGGCGCTTTGGCGACTACCTGGGCATCGGGGCCGGCGCGCACGGCAAGCTGTCGTTCCCGCACCGGGTGCTGCGCCAGATGCGCCACAAGCATCCCGCCACGTATATGGCGCAGGCCATGGCAGGCAACGCGGTGCAGGAGCAGCACGATGTCGGCGCCGCCGACCTTCCCTTCGAGTTCATGCTCAACGCGCTGCGCCTCACCGACGGCGTGCCGGCCAGCACGTTTTTCGACCACACCGGGCTGCCGCTGCACACCATCAGCCGCGACCTGGCCGCCGCCGAAAAGAAGGGCCTTCTGGAAGCGGACCTGGCCACCATCAAGCCCACCGAGCTTGGGCGGCGCTTCCTGAACGACCTGCAGGAGATGTTCCTGAAAGGTTGA
- the rdgB gene encoding RdgB/HAM1 family non-canonical purine NTP pyrophosphatase, translating into MQRLVLASNNPGKLGEFGALLAPLGFEVIPQGQLGIAEAEEPYATFVENALTKARHASRLAGLPALADDSGICVDALDGAPGVYSARYAQLVGKPKSDAANNAHLISQLAGKLNRHAYYYCVLVLVRHAEDPRPLIAEGVWAGEVVDTPRGNAGFGYDPHFLLPHLGKTAAELSAEEKNAISHRALALKALTERLRADGPRTGCP; encoded by the coding sequence ATGCAACGCCTGGTCCTCGCCTCCAACAACCCCGGCAAGCTCGGCGAGTTTGGCGCACTGCTGGCGCCGCTCGGCTTCGAGGTGATCCCGCAGGGGCAGCTCGGCATTGCCGAGGCCGAGGAGCCCTACGCCACCTTCGTCGAGAATGCCCTCACCAAGGCGCGCCACGCCAGCCGCCTGGCCGGCCTGCCCGCGCTGGCGGATGACTCCGGCATCTGCGTCGACGCGCTGGATGGCGCGCCGGGCGTCTACTCGGCGCGTTATGCGCAACTCGTGGGCAAACCCAAGTCCGATGCCGCCAACAACGCGCACCTCATCTCGCAGCTGGCCGGCAAGCTCAACCGCCACGCCTACTACTACTGCGTGCTGGTATTGGTGCGCCATGCCGAGGATCCACGGCCGCTGATCGCCGAGGGCGTGTGGGCCGGCGAGGTGGTCGACACGCCGCGCGGCAACGCCGGCTTTGGCTACGATCCGCACTTCCTGCTGCCGCACCTGGGCAAGACCGCGGCCGAACTGAGCGCCGAGGAAAAAAACGCCATCAGCCACCGCGCGCTTGCGCTCAAGGCGCTGACCGAGCGCCTGCGGGCCGACGGCCCCAGAACGGGCTGCCCATGA
- the rph gene encoding ribonuclease PH: MRPSGRAADALRPIALTRHYTRHAEGAVLSAFGDTKVLCTASVLAKVPPHKKGSGEGWVTAEYGMLPRATHTRSDREAARGKQTGRTQEIQRLIGRAMRSVFDLSALGEFTIHLDCDVLQADGGTRTAAITGAFVAAHDAVSAMLRDGQIKASPIRDFVAAVSVGMVDGVAVLDLDYAEDSNCDTDMNVVMTGSGGFVEVQGTAEGVPFSRADLDAMTRIAEQGIAELVAHQRRALGLA; the protein is encoded by the coding sequence ATGCGACCCAGCGGACGCGCAGCCGATGCGCTGCGCCCTATTGCTCTGACCCGCCACTACACCCGCCACGCCGAAGGTGCTGTCCTGAGTGCCTTTGGCGACACCAAGGTGCTGTGCACCGCCAGCGTGCTGGCCAAGGTGCCTCCCCACAAGAAGGGCAGTGGCGAAGGCTGGGTCACCGCCGAGTACGGCATGCTGCCGCGCGCCACCCACACACGCTCGGACCGTGAAGCCGCCCGCGGCAAGCAGACCGGGCGCACCCAGGAAATCCAGCGCCTGATCGGCCGCGCGATGCGCTCGGTGTTCGATCTGTCGGCGCTGGGCGAATTCACCATCCACCTGGACTGCGATGTGCTGCAGGCCGATGGCGGCACCCGCACCGCGGCCATCACCGGCGCCTTCGTGGCCGCCCATGACGCGGTTTCCGCCATGCTGCGCGACGGCCAGATCAAGGCCAGCCCGATCCGCGACTTCGTTGCCGCCGTGTCGGTTGGCATGGTGGATGGCGTGGCCGTGCTCGACCTGGATTATGCCGAGGACAGCAACTGCGACACCGACATGAACGTGGTGATGACCGGCAGCGGCGGCTTTGTCGAAGTGCAAGGCACCGCCGAGGGCGTGCCGTTCAGCCGCGCCGATCTCGATGCGATGACGCGCATCGCCGAGCAAGGCATTGCCGAACTGGTGGCGCACCAGCGCCGCGCGCTGGGCCTGGCCTGA